The Deltaproteobacteria bacterium genome has a window encoding:
- the kdpF gene encoding K(+)-transporting ATPase subunit F: MSTEYLIGALLTVGLTVYLVYALIKPERF, from the coding sequence ATGAGCACCGAATACCTCATTGGCGCGCTCCTCACCGTCGGCCTCACCGTCTACCTCGTCTACGCGCTGATCAAGCCCGAGCGCTTCTAG
- a CDS encoding outer membrane beta-barrel protein: MTRNLAITLVLLLDSTAALAQGAAPAADAGSPASGASAALPPTAPTASAPTAPPPAPTVTPASQQPPAIEQAPAPAAPTPAAIPLSQQQAPASLSAATAITPEPAAPFAFADFTWLNGNPRTKDSPLDTKFFTGEFRVDTSYIDDFNHPVDHTLSGTSESGRTDEFQVQQLGVGGDFHYANVQMRVMTQFGMFSTMTPRNDASPVKGQWDLADAYRYISEAYGGYHLNVLHGINIQAGIFMSYVGLFSYYTFDNWSYQPSYVSSNTPWFFNGMRIQIFPTDKLKIEPWVVNGWQAYGKFNNRPGFGMQVLWRPYGWLSILGNQYALGTDTLGNPDRVRYHTDDSIQVKYLDAPAAFVSKGAFSITVDLGCESGGGVSCFSSSPDSPQQGFAGFMVYNRLWFYRDMFGLTLGGGWMSNPGRYLVLMPPINGATAASGTPYFTENPGDQFHAWDSSGTIDFMPEQYVTFRFEFNYRHASVPYFAGHSGMTPPGESNTVSGSEVTTGPAGSAVPGWAPDLVQDENRINLALLVKF, encoded by the coding sequence ATGACCCGCAACCTCGCCATCACGCTCGTACTTCTCCTGGATTCCACTGCTGCCCTGGCCCAGGGCGCAGCTCCTGCGGCCGACGCCGGTTCTCCCGCCTCGGGGGCCTCCGCTGCGCTTCCGCCCACTGCACCGACCGCTTCGGCGCCCACGGCACCGCCGCCGGCGCCCACCGTGACGCCTGCGTCTCAGCAGCCGCCCGCAATCGAGCAAGCGCCCGCGCCTGCCGCCCCGACGCCGGCAGCGATTCCTCTTTCTCAACAGCAGGCTCCAGCCTCGCTCTCGGCCGCGACCGCCATCACGCCGGAGCCCGCGGCGCCCTTCGCGTTTGCGGACTTCACCTGGCTCAACGGCAACCCCCGCACCAAGGACTCGCCGCTCGACACCAAGTTCTTCACGGGCGAGTTCCGCGTGGACACCAGCTACATCGACGACTTCAACCATCCCGTCGATCACACGTTGAGCGGCACCTCCGAAAGCGGCCGCACCGACGAATTCCAGGTGCAGCAGCTCGGCGTGGGCGGCGACTTCCACTACGCCAATGTGCAGATGCGGGTCATGACCCAGTTCGGGATGTTCTCCACCATGACCCCGCGCAACGACGCGAGCCCAGTGAAGGGCCAGTGGGACCTCGCCGACGCCTACCGCTACATCTCGGAGGCGTACGGCGGTTACCACCTCAACGTCTTGCACGGCATCAACATCCAGGCCGGCATCTTCATGTCCTACGTGGGGCTGTTTAGTTACTACACTTTCGACAACTGGTCGTATCAGCCGTCGTACGTGTCGTCGAATACGCCGTGGTTCTTCAACGGCATGCGGATCCAGATCTTTCCCACCGACAAGCTGAAGATCGAGCCCTGGGTGGTCAACGGTTGGCAGGCATATGGCAAATTCAACAATCGCCCCGGCTTCGGCATGCAGGTGCTCTGGCGTCCCTACGGCTGGCTCTCCATCCTGGGTAATCAGTACGCCCTCGGCACCGACACGCTGGGCAACCCGGACCGCGTCCGCTACCACACCGACGACAGCATCCAGGTGAAGTACCTCGACGCTCCGGCGGCATTCGTCAGCAAGGGCGCCTTCTCGATTACCGTCGACCTCGGCTGTGAGTCTGGCGGGGGTGTGAGCTGCTTCTCCAGCTCGCCCGATTCGCCACAGCAGGGCTTCGCGGGCTTCATGGTCTACAACCGGCTGTGGTTCTACCGGGACATGTTCGGCCTCACGCTCGGCGGCGGCTGGATGAGCAACCCGGGCCGCTACCTGGTGCTCATGCCGCCCATCAACGGCGCCACCGCTGCTTCGGGCACGCCCTACTTCACGGAGAACCCCGGCGACCAGTTCCACGCCTGGGACTCCTCGGGGACCATCGACTTCATGCCAGAGCAGTATGTGACGTTCCGGTTCGAGTTCAATTACCGCCACGCAAGCGTTCCCTACTTCGCAGGCCACAGCGGCATGACGCCGCCCGGCGAGTCGAACACCGTGTCCGGCTCCGAGGTCACCACCGGCCCAGCCGGCTCCGCGGTCCCGGGCTGGGCACCGGATCTGGTGCAGGACGAGAACCGCATCAACCTGGCCCTGCTCGTGAAGTTCTAG
- the kdpA gene encoding potassium-transporting ATPase subunit KdpA — MSFNGWVQIAIFFALVLAVTVPLGRYMFHVFEGRALPLPRVLGPIERFAFRICGVDPTREQEWIEYTVALLIFSALGLLGTYLIERLQGHLPLNPQKLAGVEPYLAFNTAASFVTNTNWQSYSGESTMSYLTQMMGLAWHNFTSAAAGIGVALAVARGLTRRGGPEGPKTLGNFWVDVIRATLFVLMPICFVYALVLVSQGVIQNFDAYKEITSLEGVNQVIALGPVASQEAIKMLGTNGGGFFNANSAHPFENPNPITNLLEMLSIFAIPGGLTYAYGKMANDSKQGWALFGAMALLWFGGVWACYAAESHPNAALKGLAVTSTGNLEGKETRFGIANSALFATVTTDASCGAVNSMHDSFTPLGGLVPLVNIQLGEVIFGGVGAGMYGILVMVLLSVFIAGLMVGRTPEYLGKKIEAKEMKLAMFYALIFPLLILGFTAWSAVTWYGNWVLNNNGPHGLSEILYAYTSGAGNNGSAFAGINANTRWWNGTLALDMLMGRFLMIIPVMGIAGSMVGKKTVAPGPGTFPTNGALFVGLLVCVVLIVGALTFFPALSLSPIAEHFMAMNGKFF; from the coding sequence ATGTCCTTCAACGGCTGGGTTCAAATCGCGATCTTCTTCGCGCTGGTGCTGGCGGTCACCGTACCGCTGGGCCGCTACATGTTTCACGTCTTCGAAGGCCGGGCGCTGCCCCTGCCGCGCGTGCTCGGCCCCATTGAGCGGTTCGCGTTTCGCATTTGCGGCGTCGACCCCACGCGCGAGCAGGAGTGGATCGAGTACACGGTCGCGCTGCTGATCTTCAGCGCGCTCGGGCTGCTCGGCACCTACCTCATCGAGCGGCTCCAGGGTCATCTGCCGCTCAATCCCCAAAAACTCGCGGGCGTCGAGCCGTACCTGGCGTTCAACACTGCGGCGAGCTTCGTCACCAACACGAACTGGCAGTCGTACAGCGGCGAATCAACGATGAGCTACCTGACCCAGATGATGGGTCTGGCGTGGCACAACTTCACATCGGCTGCCGCCGGAATCGGCGTGGCGCTGGCCGTCGCGCGCGGCCTCACCCGGCGCGGTGGCCCCGAGGGCCCGAAGACGCTCGGCAACTTCTGGGTCGACGTCATCCGCGCCACGCTCTTCGTGTTGATGCCGATCTGCTTCGTGTACGCGCTGGTGCTGGTCTCTCAGGGCGTGATTCAGAACTTCGATGCGTACAAGGAAATCACCAGCCTGGAGGGTGTGAATCAGGTCATCGCGCTCGGCCCGGTCGCGTCGCAGGAAGCGATCAAGATGCTGGGTACGAACGGCGGCGGCTTCTTCAACGCCAACAGCGCCCATCCTTTCGAGAACCCCAACCCGATCACGAACCTTCTCGAGATGCTCTCCATCTTCGCGATTCCGGGCGGCCTGACCTACGCGTACGGGAAGATGGCGAACGACAGCAAGCAAGGCTGGGCGCTGTTCGGCGCCATGGCGCTGCTCTGGTTCGGCGGCGTCTGGGCTTGCTATGCGGCCGAGTCGCACCCCAACGCCGCGCTCAAGGGTCTGGCCGTCACGTCGACCGGTAACCTGGAAGGAAAAGAGACACGGTTTGGAATTGCCAACTCCGCACTCTTTGCCACCGTGACCACCGACGCCTCGTGCGGCGCCGTGAACAGCATGCACGACAGCTTCACGCCGCTCGGCGGCCTGGTGCCGCTGGTGAACATCCAGCTCGGCGAGGTCATCTTCGGCGGCGTGGGCGCGGGGATGTACGGAATCCTGGTGATGGTGTTGTTGAGTGTCTTCATCGCCGGACTGATGGTCGGGCGGACTCCTGAGTATCTCGGCAAGAAGATCGAGGCGAAGGAGATGAAGCTGGCGATGTTCTACGCCCTCATCTTCCCGCTGCTCATCCTCGGCTTCACGGCGTGGTCCGCGGTGACCTGGTACGGCAACTGGGTCTTGAACAACAACGGACCGCACGGCCTCTCGGAGATCCTCTACGCGTACACCAGCGGCGCGGGGAACAACGGCTCGGCCTTCGCGGGCATCAATGCGAACACCCGCTGGTGGAACGGCACCCTCGCCCTGGACATGTTGATGGGTCGCTTCTTGATGATCATTCCCGTGATGGGCATCGCCGGGTCGATGGTGGGCAAGAAGACCGTCGCCCCGGGTCCGGGAACGTTCCCCACCAATGGCGCGCTCTTCGTCGGGCTGCTGGTTTGTGTGGTGCTCATCGTGGGCGCGCTCACCTTCTTCCCCGCCTTGTCGCTGAGCCCCATCGCCGAGCACTTCATGGCGATGAATGGGAAGTTCTTCTAA